CACGCGAAAACCGCCATCAAACATTGACACAATGCTGACGGCGGTCGAGACGTCGAAAAGCTAATCAGCGCTTCTTACGCTTTTTGCTACCAGCTGGCCGTTGGCCAGGTTTCGGCGCGGTGGCTCGTTTCGCATCGCGCTTTACTTGTAGTTCAGCTTCTTCTTCCGCATCCATCTTGGCAAAGACGTAGCGCTGCTGGAAGAAAGTCCACACGTTATTGGACACCATGTAGAACAACAAACCAATGTGCCACAAAACACCGGTGGCCAAGATGGTCAGCGGTAGGAACCACAACATCATCTTGTTCATCATGTCCATCTGCATCTGCATTTGGTCATTTCCGGCGGGCTTTTGCTTGCCGGAGGCAATCCGGGCTTTTTGACGTTCGATGCTGAGTCGAGCGTTCATATGGATAGCCACGACGATGATGATAATAAGCGGTGCGGCCACCCAGGTGATGTCCAACCAGTCGAAATCGACTGGTTGGAAGGCTTGATACATATCTTCCGGCATCCAGATATATGCCGAAAGTGGAATGCCGAAGACTCGGGCGTCCAGGAAGGACTGTACATCTTCTGCAGAGAAGATGTAGTTGGGGGTCATTCGGTTTTGCTCGATACTCAAACCTAATTGGCCAGCACCGGTACCGGTGCGGTTGAAGGAGCGAAGCACATGGAACAGACCCAAAAATACTGGCATTTGCACCAAAATGGGCAAACATCCAGCTATGGGGTTAACACCCATTTCTTTTTGTAGTTTTCGGGATTCTTCCAGCATTTTTTGCTGGTCGTTTTTGTACTTGTTTCTAATCTCCTGCATGCGCGGCTGCAGTTCTTGCATTTTGCGCATGGACCGCATTTGCTTAATTGTCGGCCGCACCAGTAGCACACGGATGGTGACGGTGAGTAGGACGATGGCTAGTACCCAGGACAGGCCGGAATCCGGGTTGAGGACAAGGCTTACAACCTTGTGCCAGAACCACAAGATGGCCGAGATTGGCCAGTAAATGAAGTTGAGCACTGTGAGTCAAAACTCCTCAAGTATTTTATGTTTCTAAGGTGTGAAGCTAAAGCTATGGAACTAAAGTGTACTTAGCTTTGGTCAGAACAACTATTTATAAGTTTTCAACCGTGGAATATTCTTAGTTCTTCCACTGGGTATCGCTGCGCGATTTCGGGATAACCGGATCATAGCCACCAGGGTGCCACGGTCCGCATTTCGCCAATCGGGCTAGGGTTTTAATTAGTCCCCAAAATGCGCCGTATTCTTCGATAACGCCTAAGGCGTAAGCGCTACAGCTGGGTTCGAACCGACAACTAGGTCCGGATTTTAACGGGGAGAGATATCGTTGATAGCCAAGAACTAGGTACCGAAACGCCCGGGCGATACGCGAATGTTTGCTTTTCGACGTCTCAGCCGCGCCGTTTGATTTTTCCAAGTGCTTTTTGCACATCAGCAGTCAGCTCCTTCGAGGTGGCGGTGGCCGCTGGTGGTAGAGCTCGAATGATTAGTCGGTCTCCCGGGGCCAATT
The nucleotide sequence above comes from Corynebacterium mustelae. Encoded proteins:
- the yidC gene encoding membrane protein insertase YidC; amino-acid sequence: MLNFIYWPISAILWFWHKVVSLVLNPDSGLSWVLAIVLLTVTIRVLLVRPTIKQMRSMRKMQELQPRMQEIRNKYKNDQQKMLEESRKLQKEMGVNPIAGCLPILVQMPVFLGLFHVLRSFNRTGTGAGQLGLSIEQNRMTPNYIFSAEDVQSFLDARVFGIPLSAYIWMPEDMYQAFQPVDFDWLDITWVAAPLIIIIVVAIHMNARLSIERQKARIASGKQKPAGNDQMQMQMDMMNKMMLWFLPLTILATGVLWHIGLLFYMVSNNVWTFFQQRYVFAKMDAEEEAELQVKRDAKRATAPKPGQRPAGSKKRKKR
- the yidD gene encoding membrane protein insertion efficiency factor YidD; amino-acid sequence: MARAFRYLVLGYQRYLSPLKSGPSCRFEPSCSAYALGVIEEYGAFWGLIKTLARLAKCGPWHPGGYDPVIPKSRSDTQWKN